TCGGCGAGCCGAAGCGGCAGGTCGCGATAGCTCTTGATGCCCTGGTTGAAAATCAGGACGTGCGCCGGGCAGTTCATCGGCTTCAGCGCCATCAGGTCCGCGGTGCCGGAGAAGATCTGCTCGTCGTTCTCGGTCGAGGGGATCTCGTCGGGTACGACGAACATGTTCTCGCGATACTTGCCCCAGTGCCCACTCTTCTCCCACTGGCGGGCGTCCATCAGTTGCGGCGTCTTCACTTCCAGATAGCCGGCCGCGTCGAGCCGCCGGCGCATGTACGCCTCGAGTTCGCGCCAGATGATGTAGCCGTTGGGATGCCAGAAGACGCTGCCGTGTGCTTCGGCCTGGAGGTGGAACAGGTCCATCTCCTGCCCGATCTTTCGATGGTCGCGCTTGGCCGCTTCCTCGAGCCTCACAAGATAAGCGTCGAGCTGCTTCTTGTTCAGCCAGGCCGTTCCGTAGATGCGGCTCAGCATCGGGTTCTTCGGATCGCCGCGCCAGTAAGCGCCCGATACGCGTGTCAGCTTGAAGGCGCTGGGGTCCAGCTTGCCGGTCGAGGCTAGGTGCGGTCCGCGGCAAAGGTCGATCCAATCCGCCTCGCCATGACCTGTCTTGTACATGGTGATCGGCTCACCTTCGGGCAGTTCCATCACCCACTCGGCCTTGAACGCCTCGCCATGGTCGATGAAGAACTGCCGAACCCGCTCGCGATCCCAGACCTCGCGCACCAGCGGCTTGTCCGCCGCGATGACGCGCCGCATCTCTTCCTCGATCGCCGGAAGGTCCTCTTCCGTGAACGGGCCATGCTCCGCCGTCGGCGCAAAGTCGTAATAGAAGCCGTCGTCGGTCGACGGACCGAAGGTGATCTGCGTTCCCGGGAACAGGTTCTGCACCGCTTCGGCAAGGACGTGCGCGAAGTCGTGGCGCACCAGCTCCAGCGCGTCCTTCTCGTCTCGCGACGTGATCAACGCGAGCTTCACGTCGCCCTCGAACGGTCGCATGATGTCGCGCACCTCGCCATCGATCCGCGCCGCAAGCGCTGCCTTGGCGAGGCCCGGCCCAATGGCCGCGGCGACGTCGGCCGGGGTCGAACCTTCCGGCATCTCCCGCACCGAGCCGTCGGGAAGCGCGATCTTGAACATCTTCGTCATGAAGACCGGCATGTAGCGACCCGATGCCGCGCTCTCAACCTAGCGAGATAGACAAGCAAGCTTGACACATAATGGTAGGTCGGTGTAAATGTTTCTTGTCTTTGCGACAATGGAGCTTGACATGACCTGCGGTGATTCGCGCCGGCTCGGCGTGCCCACACCAAGTGTATCCTGTGGTTGCTCCTCGCTTATG
This portion of the Sphingomonas limnosediminicola genome encodes:
- the thrS gene encoding threonine--tRNA ligase, with protein sequence MTKMFKIALPDGSVREMPEGSTPADVAAAIGPGLAKAALAARIDGEVRDIMRPFEGDVKLALITSRDEKDALELVRHDFAHVLAEAVQNLFPGTQITFGPSTDDGFYYDFAPTAEHGPFTEEDLPAIEEEMRRVIAADKPLVREVWDRERVRQFFIDHGEAFKAEWVMELPEGEPITMYKTGHGEADWIDLCRGPHLASTGKLDPSAFKLTRVSGAYWRGDPKNPMLSRIYGTAWLNKKQLDAYLVRLEEAAKRDHRKIGQEMDLFHLQAEAHGSVFWHPNGYIIWRELEAYMRRRLDAAGYLEVKTPQLMDARQWEKSGHWGKYRENMFVVPDEIPSTENDEQIFSGTADLMALKPMNCPAHVLIFNQGIKSYRDLPLRLAEFGCCHRNEPHGALHGILRVRQFTQDDAHIFVTEEQLIDEVVEFCDLLDSVYRDLGFDNYSIKLALRPDQRFGTDAEWDHAEQVLRDAVAKAGRNTEEFGWEELPGEGAFYAPKLEFHLTDAIGRTWQVGTIQADTVLPERLDANYIGEDGQKHRPVMLHRAIIGTFERFLGILIEHYAGKFPLWLAPVQAVVTTIVSDADVYAGQVADKLRAAGIRVETDLRNEKINYKVREHSLKKVPLLLVVGKREADEGTVALRRLGSEDRQVVMTVDEAVAMIKAEAVAPDLR